In the genome of Longimicrobium sp., the window CGGCCGCGGCGCTGTGGGGCCCCTTCCCGCGTGAGGCGCTGGAGCAGTCAGGCCCGGACGCGTTCCTGCACGCGCAGGCCGACGTACTGGCGATGCTGGACTGAGCGGGTGCGCGCCGGCCTGGCCGTCCGCGCGGAATGGCCGTCGTCGTAGATTCGGATCGGGGGTCGCCGGTCGGAGATTGGCGGCGGCGGACGCGCTGAACGAGCGCTACTTGAAACGGTAGGTGATGCGGCCGCGGCTCAGGTCGTAGGGCGACAGCTCCACCGTCACCCGGTCGCCACCCAGGATGCGGATGTAGTTCTTTCGCATGCGGCCCGAGATGTAGCACAGCAACTGGTGGCCGTTCTCCAGCTTCACCCGGAAGTGGGTGTCCGGAAGCACGTCGGTCACGACGCCCGGCATCTCGATGACGTCCTTCGCCACGGGATCGGTCTCCTGTCAGGATCCATGGATTTGGGGGGATTCGGCCGGGACCGGCCAGGGGCAAAAATATAGGCGCCGCGCCGAAATCCGAAAGGTTTTCGTTTCGCGATCCATTCGTTTGCGGACGCACCACACCGTATCCGCCGCAGGTGGTTTTGCGCGCCCCCTGCCGGGGCAGTATCTTGCGCGCCTTTCTCCATCCCGGGCCGGCGCCGGCCCATCCTGCAACCTCTGGAGTGCCTGCAAATGCGGATGCTGGTGCTGGGGGCGGGCCTTCAGGGCTCTGCCTGTGCCTACGACCTCCTTGCCCACACGGAGCACGACGTCGTTCTTGCCGACCTGAACGTCGACAACCTCCCCGCGTTTCTGCAGCCGTACATCGGCGGGCGGCTGACGCCTGTTGCAGTTGACGCCAACGACCGCACAGGAATTCGCCGGGTGATGGAGGGGGTGTCGGCCACCATGAGCGCCTTCCCCTACTACTTCAACCTGGGGATGAGCGTGGCGGCGGTGGAGGCGGGCTCGCACTTCTGCGACCTGGGCGGCAACACCGACATCGTGCTCGAGCAGAAGCAGGTGACCCCCCGCGCGGCCGCGGCGGGGGTGAGCGTGATCCCCGACTGCGGGCTGGCGCCGGGGATGGTGAACATCCTGGCCGAGCACGGCATCCGGCAGCTGGACGTGGTGCGCAAGGTCACCATCAAGGTGGGCGGCCTGCCGCAGAAGCCGCAGCGGCCGCTGAACTACCAGGTGGTGTACAGCCTGGAGGGTGTGCTGGACTACTACACCACGCTTTCGTGGGTCGTCCGCGACGGCAAGCAGATGCAGGTGAAGGCGCTGTCGGAGATCGAGGAGCTCGAGTTTCCCGGTGCCGGCACGCTGGAGGCCTTCCACACGGCGGGCGGCCTGTCGACGATGGCGCAGCGGTACGAGGGGATGATCCCCACGATGGAGTACAAGACGCTGCGCTACCCCGGCCACGCGAAGATGATGGAGGCCATGCGCGACATCGGCCTGTTCGGGCTGGATCCGGTGAACGTGAAGGGGGTGCCGGTGGTGCCGCGCGACCTGTTCATCGCCACGGTGGGGCCCACGCTGCGCAAGGACTACCGGGAAAGCCCGGACCTGGTGGCGCTCCGGGTAGAGGTGGAGGGCACCGACAAGGGCGACGACGTGCTGCTTCGCTTCGACCTGCTGGACCGGTACGACGCCGACACCGGCATCACGGCCATGATGCGCACCACGGGCTACTCGCTGGCCATCACCGGCGCCCTGCAGGCCGCGGGCAAGATCAAGCCGGGCGTATGGACCCCCGACGAAGCGATGCCGGCGCGCGAGTACATCGCGGCGTTGGCGGAGCGCGGCGTGGTGATCCAGGAGAGCCGCGTCGTCCGGTAGACGGCGAGTGCGTAAGTGCGAAGAGGGCCCGGCGAATCGCCGGGCCCTCTTCGCGTCCACGGACATCTGTCCTCCAGAGGTCGCGCCCTGACCCGCGAAGCCGAGCGGGGCGACTTCTGCAGTGGTTCAGCAGGTGTGGCGCGTGCGACGGGCGCCCCCCATCCCCAGCCCTTCCCCCGCAAACTGCGCGGGGGAAGGGAGCCAGCCCGGCGCATCACCTCAACACCTTTCGCAGCGCCAAACCCTGTCATCCTGAGCCCCAAGCGCACCGTACCAGCCCACACACCCTACCTCGCGGGGCAAAGGATCTAGCTGCGGACGCCTTGGAACTTGGGCGCGGCAGCGGGCAACCGTGCAGAGGCCGCGACGACCGAGGGGTTCGACGGGGTCCGGCGCATTCGCCGGCTGCCCTCTCCCCCGGCCCCTCTCCCGCAAGCGGGAGAGGGGCGAATTCGATCCCGCTTCGGCGGTAGTGGCGCACAGCGCTGGGTCATCAGATCCGGAACGCCACGGTACGTGCATGGCTAGCGCGCCTTTCACACTGTGGCGACGCGGGGCTGCGGGAACTTTGATTGATGTCGTACGTAGTATGCGACACGGGTGGGGAGAAAACACGCATCACTTCTCGCATTTCTTCGTTCCTGCGCGCGACACTATCCTTGCCCTGAGTCCTTTCGGAGGTAATCTTCATGAGCCTTGAGGACGTTCGCGAGCCCGGCAGGACGGCACGGGTGATCGTGCGTGATTTTCAGCCGGAGCGCGGAGTAGCGGTCCTCGAATTCAATCGCAAGCGGGTGCGGTACACTCGGGACAAAACCGCAGAACAGGTGATTGCGATGGCTGACTACCTGCGGGCGCGCCGCGGCTTTTCCACCGACCAGGAGATGGCGCAACTGCTTGGCGTCCATCGGTCGCGGCTGATCGCCTGGAAACAGGGCGCCGACGTGCCGAATCCGCAGAACCGCCAGCTGCTGTCGCACCTCGCGGTCGTCGTCCAGGAACTCGCGGAGTTCCTGGACCCGGACGTCATCCCCGACTGGCTGATGACCGAGCAGCACACGCTGGCCGGGCGCACTCCCGTCCAGGCGCTGCGAGAGGGGTCGCTGGCCGACGTGCTTCAGGCCGTCAATGCAACGGAACACGGCGCCTTTGTCTGATGGCTGGGCGTTCTTCGCGTCCACGGGGTCTGTCATCCAGAGGCCCAGGCGCCCCAGACCTACCCGTAGCACACCCGTGCGGGCCGAAGGATCTTGCTAGCGTCACGTAAAAACCTGGGCGCGGCAGCGGCGACGGAATCGTGGGTCTCGGGTTCCGGAGCAGGCGACGCGGGGGCGGCTCTGGATGCGCTTCGATCAGTCCGGCGCAGTCCCCGGCTGCCCTCTTCCCCCGCCCCTCTCCCGCAAGCGGGAGAGGGGCGAATTCGATCGCGCTTCGAATAGGTCCGGCGCGCGCCGGGATTCGGAAGATCCATCTGCTCCCTCGGTGGGGACCATCCCATCGTAGGCGGGTTCGCCCGGCCCCGGCCCCGGTGGTATACTCCGTGACGGAGCAGGCCGGCGATTCCATGGCCTGAGCATCCCCCGGAGCCCATCTCCCAAGCGAATGCCCGATCCCGCCGGCGCACCCGAGCCCGAGAACGTCTACCACAAGGGGTACTTCCCCCGCGTCCGCGAGAAGCTGGCGCGGACGGTGGATGCCGTGCGGCTTCTGGTCACGCATCCCGCCCGGGTGCCGTCCGCGGCAGGGGCGTGGCTGGGCGAGCAGCTGGAGAGGGATGCGCTCTTCTTTCAGGCGTGGCTGTTCGGTGGATGGGCGGTCATCAAGGCCGGCTTTCGCGCGGGTGGGCGCGGGCTGCGGCATCCCGTGCACCGGCGGTGGATCCTGGGCCTGATCGCCCTTATCGCCCTCCTTCCCGGCTTCACCTGGCAGCGGTGCGGCTTCCGCGGCTGCCCCGACGTCGGCAAGCTGGCTGCGCTGCAGCCCGGCGGCGCCGCGCGGGTGTACGACGCCCGCGGCCAGCTGCTGGCCGAGCTGGCGCCCACGCGCTGGGCGGTGGTGCCGCTGGCCGACCTTCCGCCCTACGTGGCGCAGGCGTTCGTCGCTGTCGAAGACCAGAACTTCTACGAGCACCACGGCGTGCACTGGCCGCGGTTCATCGCGCAGTCCGTCAAGAACCTGATCCCCGGCGGGCGAAGCCAGGGCGCCAGCACCATCAGCATGCAGGTGGCGCGGAACGTGTTTCCCGACCGCCTTCCCGCCGCCGACCGCAGCGTCAAGCGCAAGGTCCTGGAAATCCGCGTCGCGAAAGAGATCGAGCAGCGCTACAGCAAGGCGCAGATCCTTCAGACGTACCTGAACAACATCTACTTCGGCGAGGGCGTCTACGGCATCGAGTCCGCCGCGCGCATCTACTTCGGCAAGCACGCGTCGCAGCTCAAGATGTCGGAGGCGGCGCTGCTGGCCGGGCTGCCCAAGGCGCCCACCCACTACAGCCCGCGGCGCAACATGGCCCGCTCCGTCCAGCGCCGGAACCTGGTGCTGTCGCTGATGGCCGCGCAGGGCCGCATCACCGCCGGCCAGGCGCGCGCCTCCAAGGATGCGGAGGTGCGGCTGGCGCGGCTGCGGCCCGAGGCGCGGCTCCGCACGCGCTTTCCCTACTTCGTGGAGCATGCGCGGCGGATGCTGGAGGCGGAGCTGGGGCTGGCGCTGTACGCGGGCGGCCTGCGCATTCACACCACGCTGGATCCGCGCATCCAGCGTGCGGCGGAGCAGAACGTGGAGGCGCAGGTGCGGGCGATCGAGAACGGACGCTTCGGGCGATTCACCGGCCCGCGGAGGGCGGCGTACCGCGACTCCACCGAGACGCCGTACCTGCAGGGCGCGGCGATGGTGATGAGCGCCCGGACGGGCGACGTGCTGGCCCTGGTCGGCGGGCGCTCGTACGACGAGTCGGCGTTCGACCGGATGACGCAGGGGCTGCGGCAGCCGGGATCGGCGTTCAAGCCGTTCGTCTACGCCGCCGCCGTCGCCGAGGGCGTCACCCCGACGGACCGGGTGGTGGACGACACCGTGCGCCGCGAGCTGCCGGGCGGCGAGGTATGGACGCCGCGCAATTTCGACGGCCGCTACCGGGGCGCGGTGACCGTCCGCACCTCGCTGCGTCAGTCCATCAACACCATCGCCGTCAAGCTGGCGGAGCAGGCGGGGCTGGACGACGTGGAGCAGGTGGCCCGGCGCGCCGGCATCACCCGCGACATCCCGCCGCTCCCCTCGATCGCGATCGGCGCCACGGCGGTCCGGCCGATGGAGCTGGTTCGCGCCTACACGCCGTTCGCCACGCTGGGCGACCGCGTGGAGCCGCGCTTCGTCACGCGCGTGGAAGACCGCGACGGCAAGGTGGTCTGGCGCGCGCGGGTCAAGCGGCGGCGGGTGATGGACCGCGGCGTCGCCTTCGTGGTGACCACCATGCTGCGCGGCGCCATCGACCGGGGAACGGGGACCGCCGCCCGCGCCGCGCTGGGCGCCGGCATCCCGGCCGCGGGAAAGACGGGGACGACGAACGACGCCACCGACGCCTGGTTCGTGGGATTCACCCCCGACCTCGTCGCCGCCGTGTGGTTCGGGTTCGACCGGCCGCGCACCATCATCCGCCAGGGATCGGGCGGCACGCTGGCCGCGCCGGTATGGGGACGCATCATGCGCGTGGCGCAGCCCGGGACACCGGAGCCGTGGAAGGCCCCGGGTGGCGTCGTCCGGCGCACCGTGGCCGTGTCGGGCGACCGGGTGATCGCCCCCGGGTGCCGGGCGCGGGGCCCCACGTACGAGGAGTTCTTCCTGCGCAGGCACGTGCCCGCCGGCATCTGCCCGCGGGGGCGGCGGCGCGAGGACGCGGGATGGTGGGAGCGCGTAGGCGAGTCCGTCCGCACCTCCGCGGGCGAGTGGGCGCGCGAGGCGTGGGACGACGTTCGCGCCCGTGCCCGCCGCGCCGTCGGCGCCGAGGACGAGGTCGATCGCGACGCAGGCACGCGGCCGCCCACCCGGGAGGACGCGCCCCGCCCCGAGCCGGTGGAGGCCCCCGCCGCGCCGCTCCCCGACCCGGCTCCGGCGCCGGAGGACGAGCCGCGCGACACGATCCGCATCGAGGACATCGCCCCGTCCGCACCCAGGGACACGCTGTTCATCCCGGACCCTGCGGAGGAGGCGCCGCCTGCGCCTCCCGTCGCCGTTCCGCCTGCGGATTCCATCGGTGGGGCAGCGCCTTCCCCGCCGCGGGACGTGGCACGGTGAATGCTTCCGCTTCCTTCGCTTGCGGTGCCCGTCCGTCCAGGGCCGGCGCCACGGCGGGGCGCGGCCACCGCGTTGCCCCTCCGTCCCGCGCGCGTAGATTCACGCGCGGGCGAGAAATATCCGAAAAAGCAGGTCAGGGCCGCCGCGCACGCTTCCAGGCACGCGGCGCGCCGACGCGTGTGCACCGTCCATCCGACACTTGATGTCCGTTTTTCCGCCGTTCGCGCTCCTGCGCCGTCCGCACGCCTGGCTGCGGACGGCCATCGTCCTGTGCGCGCTGCTCGGGGCCGCCGCGTGCGCCGCCAACCAGGCGGCGACGGGGCCGCTGCCGCAGTTCGCGCAGTACGAGGGCGAGGACGTGCGCTCGGTGAAGTTCGAGGGCGAGCTGGTGGTGCCGGAGGATTCGCTGCGCAGCGTGATCACCACGCGCGTGTCGCGGTGCAGTGCGCTGGGCGTTCTTCCCTTCTGCATCGGCAGCTTCGGCAAGGACGACTACCACCTGGACCTGGCCGTCCTGAGCCGCGACGTGGCCCGCATTCAGCTGGTGCACCGCGACTTCGGCTACTACGGCACCCGCGTGGTGCCCGTGGTGGACGAGGCGCCGGAAGACGGCGTGAACGTCACCTTTCGCGTGGAGGCGGGCGACCTGGTGACCCTCACCGGGCTGGCCGTCACCGGCATCGACCACGTCGACGGGGTCGACGCGCTCTCCGGACGGCTGCCGCTGAAGGAGGGAGAGCCCTTCCGCCGCAACGACTTTCTGGCCTCCGTCGACACCGTTCGCAACTGGCTGCTGAACCGGGGCTACGCGTACGCCCAGGTGCTGCGCAACTACGAGATCGACACCATCGCCGACGTGGCCCGGGTGGAGCTGGCCGCCGCGCCGGGGCCGGTGGTGACGGTGGACAGCATTCACATCGTGGGCCTGTACCGGCTGGACCCCGGCACCGTGCGGCAGCAGTTGGCCATCCGCCGGGGGGCGCGCCTGCGCGGGGCAGACCTGGCGCGCAGCCAGCGGAGCCTGTTCGACCTGGAGCTGGTGAGCTTCGCCGCGGTGGAGGTGGCGCCCGAGCGGCTGCAGGTGACGCCCGACAGCATGGAGCTGGACGCCGACAGCATCGGCAGCACCGTGCTGGTGCGCGTGGTGGAGGCGCCCCGCTACGCCGCCGACATCGCCCTGGGCTACGGCACCCTCGACTGCCTGCGGGCGCAGGGCCGCAACCTTGACCGCAACTTCCTGGGCGGCGCGCGGCGGCTGGAGGTGAACGGGCTGATCGCCAAGGTGGGCGTCGCCGACCCGGTGAACGGGCTGGAGCGCTCGCTGTGCCCGGCCTTCGATCCCGAAAAGCGCACCACCGACACCGACTCGCTGATCGCGGATGCGCTGAACTACCGGCTGGCCGCCAACTTCCTTCAGCCGCGGCTGCTTGCCACGCAGACCAGCCTGGTGGCGGGGCTGTTCACCGAGCAGGTGTCGGAGCTGGACCTGTACGTCCGCAGCGCCACCGGCGCGGAGGTGGGCGTGGTGCGGCAGGTGCTTCCGCAGACGCTGGCCTCGCTGACGCTGGACGTGCAGCGCGGGCGCACCCAGGCCAGCGACTACTTCTTCTGCATCGCCTTCGAGGTCTGCGAGCGCGAAGACATCCAGGCGGTGCAGCGAAGCCGGTGGAGCAACTCGGTGCAGCTGGGGCTGACGCAGAACCGGGTGCGGCTGGACCCGTTCGCCTCGGGCGGGCACCAGTTCCGCACCACGATGGATTTCGCCTCGCCCCTGCTGGGCTCCGAAGACGAGTACCTGCGGCTGATGGCCGACGGCATCATCCACCGCGAGCTTCGCGAGGACGTGGTGCTTTCGCTGCGGCTGATGGGCGGCACCTTCTTCACCGGCCTGCTGAACGACGAAACGGGGTACATTCCCCCCGAGCAGCGGTTCTACGGCGGCGGCCCCACGGGGGTGCGCGGCTTCCGCTTCAACGAGCTGGGGCCGACGGTTTACGTGGCCCGCCCCCAGCGTCGGGGCGACGAGGGCTTCGAGGTCGACACCGTGCGCTCGTCCACCGGGGGCACGCGCACGCTGCTGGCCACCACCGAGGTCAGCTTTCCCATCCCCATCTTCACCCGCTTCAACGTGCGCGGCGCCGCCTTCCTGGACGCCGGGCAGGTGTGGGACACGCGCGACACGCTGATCTCGCGGCCGGGCATCCGCATCACCCCCGGCGTGGGCGGGCGCTTCGCCACGCCGGTGGGGCCGTTCCGCCTGGACGTGGCCTACAACCCGTACCAGCCGGAGCCCGGCCCGCTGTACGGCATCACCGAAAGCGGCGACCTGATCGAGATGCCCCTGCTGCGCGAGTTCCGGCGGCGGCGCGAGGGGAGCTGGCTGAACCGGCTGGTGCTGCAGGTTTCGCTGGGGAACGCCCTGTGACCACCCCCCACCGCCCCCACCGCCGCCGCCGCCGGCTGGGCCGCGTAGCCCTGCTGCTGCTGGGCACGCTGGCCGGCTTCGCCGTGACCGCGGCGGCCATCTGGTGGTACGTCGGGCGGCAGCGGACGCGCGTGGTCGAGGAGCAGGTGCGCGTGCGCCTGGGCCTTCCCGAGGAGGCGTTCGAGCTGGAAGAGGTGGAGGACGACGGCTCCCTGCGCATCCTCCTGCGCCAGGTGGTGTTCCTGGACCAGGCGGGCGACACCGTCATCACCGCGCCCGTCGCCCGGGGACGGCTGATCGCCGGCACCATGCAGGCCCAGGACGGGCCCATCGTGGTGGACCAGGTAGCCATCGACCGGCCGTACATGCGCCTGCTGCAGCGCGCGAACGGCGAGTGGAACTACACCGACATCATGAAGGTGGAGGTGGGCGGCAAGGAGGTGGCCGTCCCCGGGCAGGACCAGGAGAAGGCCCGCGTCCTTCACTTCCGCGGCCTGCGCATCACCGACGGCCGCGCTCGCATCGCGCGGCCGTACGTGGCCCCCGCCACCACGCCCAACGCGCGCTTCGCCTCGCTCAAGCAGCCAGAGCGCACACGCATCGGCGGGCGGCCGTACACCATCCACTGGCTGACGGACCTCGACGCCACGCTCCCCCTGGTGCGCGTGGGCGGGGGCGGCGGCTGGCGGACGGAGATCTCATCGTTCACCGCCAACGTCCGCAACCCCGACACCCGCATCGTGCAGTTCGCGGGATGGCTGGAATCCGACCCCGACGGGCTGCTGCGCTTCGACATCGATGCCCTGCGCACCCCGCGCTCGTCGTTCGACGGCGAGGGGCGGGTGCGGTTCGCCAAGGGGGGACCCACCTTCGACCTGAACGTCCGCGCCCACCCCCTGGCCTTCGCCGACCTGCAGGGGATGGGCTTTCCGGTGCCCGCCAGCGGGATCGCCGAGTTCGCCCTGGCCGCCCGCTCGCAGGAGCGCGGCCGCACGCTTTGGCGCATGTCCGATGCGCGCGTGGCCGTGCTGGGCTCGCGCGCGTCCGGCGCGCTGACCGTGCTCACGGCCCCGGACGCGGAGCCGGTGTTCACCGATACCCGCATCTCGCTGAACCCGCTGCGCCTGGCGGACCTGGAAACGCTGGGCTACGCCGAGGAGCTGCCCCTGCTGGGCGTGGTGCAGGGCGAGATCAACAGCCTCGATGCCATCGGCGCGGGAACGGGCGGGCCACTGCGGATCAACCTCGCGGCCAACCTGACGCCCCGGAACGCGCCGGACGCCGTCCCCTCCGTGATCGCCGCCACGGGGCTGGTGACCTACGTCCCCGGTGAGGACCCCATCCGCTTCCGCGGGTTGCGGGTAGACGCGGCGCCGCTGCGCTTGGAGCACCTGGCGGCGCTGTCCGACGAGCCGAACGCGCTGCTGCGCGGGGTGATCACCGGCGGCGCCACGGTGTCGGGCTCCATGCAGAACCTGACCATCGAGGGCGGCACCCTGGCCTACGCCGTGGGCGATGCGCCGGAGACGGTGCTGGGCGGGCTTTCGGGACGGGTGCGGATGGGCGAGGTGATGAGCTACGAGCTGCGCGCCCGCGCCCAGCCGCTGGCCCTGGCCACGCTGACGGAGCTGTTCCCCGCCCTTCCCTTCCGCCGCGCCACGCTGGCCGGCCCCATCGCCGTTTCCGGCAGCGGCGACGACGTGCGGTTCGACGTAGACCTGCAGGGCGACGCGGGCGGCATCGCCATAGCCGGCTCGCTGACGCTGGGCCAGCCGATGCGGTTCGACGTGGAGGGCCGCCTGGAGGCGTTCCGCGCGGGCGCCGTGCTGGCCTCGGCCACGCCCATGGAGGGGCCGCTCTCCGGCACCTTCTCCGCGCGGGGCACGACGGAGGATCTGCGCTTCGCCGTGGACATGCGCCAGGCGGCGGGGAGCTTTACCCTGGCCGGGACGATGCGGCGGCCGGGGGGCATCGGCTCGCCCCAGTTCGACGTGGCCGGGCGGGTGGACAACTTCCGCATCGGCGTGCTGATGGGCCGCCCCGGGCTGCTTCCCGGCCCCGTTTCCGGCCCCATCGCCGTTTCGGGCGGGGGGCGGGCGCCGTACCGCTTCGACGTGGACCTGACGGGCACGCAGGGGCAGCTGACCGTGCGCGGCACCTACGCGCCGGGCGACGTGCCCGTCTACGCCGTCACCGGCCGGGTGCGGAACCTGGACGTCAGCGGGCTTCCGGGAATGGCCATGCTCCCCGCGACGCGGCTGACGGGAACGCTGGACGTGGACGGACGGGGACTCACCCCCGAGACCTTCGCCGGGCGCGTCGCCTTCGACGCCGAGCCGGGGTCCACCGTGGGCGGCCTGCCGTTGGAGCGGGGCGTGGCCCGCATCGCCGCCGCGAATGGCGTGCTGACGGTGGAGACACTCTCCCTCGCCGTGCGCGGCGCGCGGGTGGACGCGTCGGGGCAGCTCGGATTGACCTCGCCGACGCGCGAGGTGCTGCGGTTCACGGTGGACGCGCCGAACCTGGGCGTCCTTGCCGCCATCCTGCCGCCGCCGGGGCGCTTCGAGCCCGCGATCGCCGGGTCGCTGCAGGCCACCGGCTTCGTCGCCGGCACCCTCAAGTATCCCGAGGTGGCGGCGAACGCGCGCGGCAGCGGCCTGCGCTGGGAAACGTACAGCGCCAGCCAGCTGGCGGCCGAGGTGCGGCTGGCCCGCGGCGCCACGGTGTGGACGGGGAACGTGGCGCTGAACGCGCAAGGGCTGGGGATCGGGGCCAGCACCTACCAGTCCATCGAGCTGCAGGCCAACCTGTCGCCCGACGCGGCCTCGTTCGGGGTAGACCTGCGCCGCGACGCGCAGACGGACCTCCACGCCTCGGGAACGCTGGAGCTGGACGGGCTTTCCGTTACCGGCGTGGTGCTGCGCGACATGAACCTGCGCCTGCGCGACGTGCAGTGGTCGCTGGCGGTTCCGCAGGCGCGCCTGGCGCTGGTGAACGGCGGCTACCTGGTGGAGAACCTGCGGCTGGAGCGCACCGGCGCGGCGACGGGCTTCATCGAGGCCAACGGCGTGCTTCCCACGTCGGGGCAGGCCAACCTGGTGGTGCGCGGCGAAGGCATCGACATGGCCGAGCTGCGGCAGATCGTCCCCACGCTTCCCGAGGTGGCCGGCACCCTGGCGCTGAACGCCTCCATCGTGGGCCCGGTGGAGAACCCGCGCCTGCTGCTGGACGCCATGGTCGAGGGGCTCACCTACGGCGGGCTGCGGACGGACACGCTGGCCGTCACCGGCGAGTACGCGGGCCGGTCCATGCGGCTGGACGCCACCGTGCGGCTGGCGGGGCGCACCATCCTGGACGCCGACGCCACCCTGCCGATGACGCTGACCCTGGGCGGGCTGGTTCCCGGCTTCGAGCTGCTTCGCGACGACCCGCTGGCGGCGACGATCACGGCCGACTCGCTGCCCATGCAGCTGGTGGCGGCCGCGGTGCCCACCATGCTGAAGGAGGGCCAGGGGCAGGCGAACGCGCGCGTCACGGTGGGCGGCACGCTGAACGACGTGGAGCTGAGCGGCCAGGCCACGCTGGTGAATGCCGCGGTGACGATCGTGCCGCTGGCGGTGCGCTGGGAGCGGATGGCCGCGTCCATCCGCATGGCCGGCGAAACCATCACGGTCGACAGCGCCGTCGCGCACACGGGAAGCGCGGGCGCCGCGCGGATCTCCGGCGTCATCCGGCTGGACGACGCCACCTCGCCCTTCGTGGACCTGGCGGTGGTCGCCAGCAACTTCCAGGTGATCGACAACGACGACGTGGCCCAGCTGCAGACCAACGCCAGCCTGCGCATCGCCGGGCGCTATCCCGGCGCCGAGCTGACGGGGCGGGTGGAGATCGAGGACGGCACCATCTACATTCCCGAGTTCGGCGAGCAGGCCGAAGCCGACATCGTCGACGTTGACGTCGGCGAGCTGGGGGCCGACACCGTGGCGTCGATGGTGGCCAGCGCGGCGGGGATGATGGGCGCGCTGGTGCCGAACAACGTAGAGGTGGTGATCGGCGAGTCGGTGTGGCTGCAGAACCCGCAGACGCGCATCCAGATCACCGGCAACCTGCAGGTGTACGCGGCCGCCGACCTGCCGCGCATCTACGGCGACCTGCAGACGCGGCGGGGCACGTACACGCTGCAGATTGGGCCCATCGAGCGCGAGTTCGAGATCGTGGAAGGAACGGTGCAGTTTTCCGGCACCCCCGAGCTGAACCCGCGGCTGGACATCACGGCCAGCCACGAGGTGCGGGGGGGCGAGCC includes:
- a CDS encoding translocation/assembly module TamB domain-containing protein; this encodes MTTPHRPHRRRRRLGRVALLLLGTLAGFAVTAAAIWWYVGRQRTRVVEEQVRVRLGLPEEAFELEEVEDDGSLRILLRQVVFLDQAGDTVITAPVARGRLIAGTMQAQDGPIVVDQVAIDRPYMRLLQRANGEWNYTDIMKVEVGGKEVAVPGQDQEKARVLHFRGLRITDGRARIARPYVAPATTPNARFASLKQPERTRIGGRPYTIHWLTDLDATLPLVRVGGGGGWRTEISSFTANVRNPDTRIVQFAGWLESDPDGLLRFDIDALRTPRSSFDGEGRVRFAKGGPTFDLNVRAHPLAFADLQGMGFPVPASGIAEFALAARSQERGRTLWRMSDARVAVLGSRASGALTVLTAPDAEPVFTDTRISLNPLRLADLETLGYAEELPLLGVVQGEINSLDAIGAGTGGPLRINLAANLTPRNAPDAVPSVIAATGLVTYVPGEDPIRFRGLRVDAAPLRLEHLAALSDEPNALLRGVITGGATVSGSMQNLTIEGGTLAYAVGDAPETVLGGLSGRVRMGEVMSYELRARAQPLALATLTELFPALPFRRATLAGPIAVSGSGDDVRFDVDLQGDAGGIAIAGSLTLGQPMRFDVEGRLEAFRAGAVLASATPMEGPLSGTFSARGTTEDLRFAVDMRQAAGSFTLAGTMRRPGGIGSPQFDVAGRVDNFRIGVLMGRPGLLPGPVSGPIAVSGGGRAPYRFDVDLTGTQGQLTVRGTYAPGDVPVYAVTGRVRNLDVSGLPGMAMLPATRLTGTLDVDGRGLTPETFAGRVAFDAEPGSTVGGLPLERGVARIAAANGVLTVETLSLAVRGARVDASGQLGLTSPTREVLRFTVDAPNLGVLAAILPPPGRFEPAIAGSLQATGFVAGTLKYPEVAANARGSGLRWETYSASQLAAEVRLARGATVWTGNVALNAQGLGIGASTYQSIELQANLSPDAASFGVDLRRDAQTDLHASGTLELDGLSVTGVVLRDMNLRLRDVQWSLAVPQARLALVNGGYLVENLRLERTGAATGFIEANGVLPTSGQANLVVRGEGIDMAELRQIVPTLPEVAGTLALNASIVGPVENPRLLLDAMVEGLTYGGLRTDTLAVTGEYAGRSMRLDATVRLAGRTILDADATLPMTLTLGGLVPGFELLRDDPLAATITADSLPMQLVAAAVPTMLKEGQGQANARVTVGGTLNDVELSGQATLVNAAVTIVPLAVRWERMAASIRMAGETITVDSAVAHTGSAGAARISGVIRLDDATSPFVDLAVVASNFQVIDNDDVAQLQTNASLRIAGRYPGAELTGRVEIEDGTIYIPEFGEQAEADIVDVDVGELGADTVASMVASAAGMMGALVPNNVEVVIGESVWLQNPQTRIQITGNLQVYAAADLPRIYGDLQTRRGTYTLQIGPIEREFEIVEGTVQFSGTPELNPRLDITASHEVRGGEPGSADIAVLVHLGGTLQSPTIDLTSNTRPPLPESELLTLLLFGRRSADLAAIPQQFTQGIILEQVLGGVLTSQIEQVFTELGVFDYFRLRSRPTGVGFGAGFGNIGSDIFAYASVEAGKEVFEDFFAVFELVDLLNAPKLGISGEYQATRSWTIRGAWEPVRRDPLLLNLDRRSRQITLEGRRRWEYGRPPDTATDSAEVDTPPPDVPRPGELSTPTGEPPPRPPSTGPP